A segment of the Odoribacter splanchnicus DSM 20712 genome:
TATGTCCTGAGTGCCGTTAGTTCGGGAGTAAAAGATGTGCGTGAAGTGATACAAAAAGCGGAAAGCCAGCGTTTTTTCAATACGCCTAATCCGATACTTTTTATCGATGAAATCCACCGGTTTTCCAAGGCACAGCAAGATTCTTTATTGGCCGCAGTCGAAAAGGGAACCGTTACCCTGATCGGGGCGACGACCGAGAATCCTTCGTTCGAGGTGATCTCGCCTTTATTGTCCCGTTGTCAGGTATATGTCCTGAAATCTCAGGAGAAAGCCGATCTGGAAGGCTTGATAGACCGTGCGGTTACGACAGATTTTTATCTGAAAGAAAAAAATATCGTCGTTAAGGAGAAAGAAGCCCTGATTTCCTTTAGTGGCGGGGATGCCCGTAAGTTGTTGAATATCCTTGAGCTGGTGGTGAATGCCCAGCCGGGACCGGAAATCCTCATCGATAACGATACGGTACGCAAAGAATTACAGGAAAATCCGTTGATGTACGATAAAGACGGGGAACAGCACTACGATATTATTTCTGCCATGATCAAGTCGATCCGGGGAAGTGATCCGAATGCGGCTTTGTATTATATGGCCCGGATGCTGGAAGGGGGAGAAGATCCTAAGTTTATCGCCCGGCGTTTGCTGATTTCCGCTTCTGAAGATATCGGATTGGCCAATCCGAATGCGATGTTGCTGGCCAATACCTGTTTCGATATTGTCCATAAAATCGGTATGCCCGAAGCCAGGATTCCCTTATCGGAATGTGTGATTTATTTAGCCACCTCTCCTAAAAGTAATTCGGCTTATATGGCGATCAATGAAGCGATGGCGACGGTGAGACAAACCGGAAACCTACCCGTTCCTTTGTATTTGCGGAATGCTCCGACCAAATTGATGAAAGAACTGAACTATGGGAAAGATTACAAATATGCTCATGATTATCCGGGTAATTTTGTAGAAATGGAGTTTATGCCGCAGGAACTGAAACAGCAGGTATTTTATAAACCTCAGCAAAATGCCGCTGAACTGAAACTATTGGAACGACTGAAAGCCTGGTGGAAGAAGAAATATTAACCTGAAATGGGTGTGTGGCCCTAAAATCCTATATATATGAAAATATTGAATGAAATGACTGGACAAGAGATGTTTTTTTTATTAGCCGGTCCTTGTGTCATCGAGGGCGAAGAAATGGCACTCAAGATTGCGGAACATGTTTCCGAGCTCACCGATAAATGGGGGATTCCTTATGTTTTCAAAGGATCTTTTAAAAAGGCCAACCGTTCCCGTTTGGATTCTTTTACAGGAATCGGGGATGAAAAGGCTTTAAAAATATTGGCGAAGATCCGGAAAGATTTTCAAATACCGGTGGTGACGGATATTCATAGTCCTGAAGATGCCGTTATGGCTGCAGAATATGTCGATATCCTCCAGATCCCGGCATTTCTC
Coding sequences within it:
- a CDS encoding replication-associated recombination protein A — encoded protein: MENKPLAERLRPKTLDDYIGQQHLVGKGKVLRKMIESGVVSSFILWGPPGVGKTTLAMIVAEQLKRPFYVLSAVSSGVKDVREVIQKAESQRFFNTPNPILFIDEIHRFSKAQQDSLLAAVEKGTVTLIGATTENPSFEVISPLLSRCQVYVLKSQEKADLEGLIDRAVTTDFYLKEKNIVVKEKEALISFSGGDARKLLNILELVVNAQPGPEILIDNDTVRKELQENPLMYDKDGEQHYDIISAMIKSIRGSDPNAALYYMARMLEGGEDPKFIARRLLISASEDIGLANPNAMLLANTCFDIVHKIGMPEARIPLSECVIYLATSPKSNSAYMAINEAMATVRQTGNLPVPLYLRNAPTKLMKELNYGKDYKYAHDYPGNFVEMEFMPQELKQQVFYKPQQNAAELKLLERLKAWWKKKY